Genomic window (Phacochoerus africanus isolate WHEZ1 chromosome 1, ROS_Pafr_v1, whole genome shotgun sequence):
CATGCTCGGAACACACGGATAATTTTCACTCAACATAAACACTTCTCTGCTTCTTGCTTCTATCAGGACACCCCTGGTCAAGAAAGACCAGGCCACAGAATGATTTCAGACATTTAATAGCCGTGttgacttttgtttcttttcctgataATTTCCTAACTCATCAACTTCTTCTATCCCTTTCATTTGCACTAGTAAAATGGTAGAGAAAGATTAGAATTATTGTTTAACTAGAGTCCATAACatttaacagtttttttgtttgtttgtttgggcttttttctttcctttttctttctttttttttttttttttttttggagacccTGTGATGCCCCAGATGTTCAGCATCCATTAcaggaagaaatcaaaacctttccCTTGAGAAACACATAGTTTTGGTGTTTGGGTGTGTGGTGCTCAGGGTGGGACGTGGGGAGTGGAGTAGATGTGAATTATCGAACAAtttgtaaaaatgattttaatgagTATCAGGGTGCCATTAAGAAGAATACAAGAGGAGGTGGTCTTGAGTCAGAAAGCCTCCTCCCTGGATTGCTCTGATTCACACGTGAACATGTGAAGGTTTTAACCTCTTCATCTGCTGATTTAGATAGGAAATGAGGGTGGTTGTGAGCGTGTGTGTAAGGTTAAGAAAGTTTTAACCTCAGCTGCCAGCTTGATAGGAAATGAGCATGGTTGGGGAGGTAGAGATTTTATTTCTGTCTGTGATGTGCCTTTTCTAGATTTTTGTCCCACTAATTCCCAATCTGATAAAATTCAGTGCGCAAGATGcatttttatatgtgattttgATGAAAGACCAAAATTTCCCCTCATTTTACCTAACTGAATACTGCATCCTTCCGTAGGGCCTTGAAAATACATTTGCTGTGTTAGTGACAAGTTGGCCCACATGTGTCCCAGCTAAGACAGGACTCTAGTGAACATGGGGCTGGGTGTGGCGAGCTGGGGCCACCTGCGCCAGCTCTCAGGAGCTGATGGTTGAATCTTCAAGAATTCTGTGGGGTAGTTGGTGGCTTGACCTCAGCCATTGTGGGAGAATTTGCACCATGGAAACCAGCAAAAGCCATAAATCAAAGCACCCCTAGACCTGGTTTTCCAGTATATCACTGGGACTTGGGGCCTGAGGAACAAGTTCTTTCCATAGCTGTGTGGTCTCCGGAAGgcagttaacctctctgaatctttcATGAGttatctacaccatagctcagtaTGCTTATTTGGCTTAGATAGCAGTTTTTTGTTGGAGGGGGCATGGGAACAGGGGCACAAGACTAGTGAATATGCTTTGAAATCTATAAAGTGCAAAGCAGGCAAGAGGaattagaattttgttttgttttgttttgcttttttgctttttagggctgaacccatggcacatggaggttcccaggctaggggtcaaatcagagttgtagctgccggcctacactacagccacagcaactctgatccgagccgtgtctgcgacctacaccacagctcatgacaacactagatctttaacctactgagtgaggccagggatcgaaccctcaatcttgtggttcctagtcggattggtttctgctgagccatgacaggaactcttagaatttttatataaagGCAAAAGGCCAATCTGGTTCCCTTCTAGCCTGATGATTTAACTAAGTATCACTGAATTTTTGTCGTTACAACCTGAAGGGGAAacatacatagattttttttatcttttatttttttattttttggctttcatGTCAGAAGGGCCCTGGGAGCAGTACTCTTGGGGATGTCAGCTTGTCTTGTCATCCCTGCAAGTGATTTCAGTAATGCCAGACTATCTCTCAGAAATACATCCTTGAAAAATTCCTCCTTGAAAAGGAGGTTTTTCTATCCCCTACTTGCCCATGAGAGAACTGGAGCTCCTGGAGAGGGGTAGGAAAATTGGCAGATCTGGAATTTGgaatctgtctgactccaaagggCAGAATTATTTTACTTGGCTGCACTGCCCTTCAGTTCAAGAAACTGAGCCCTTCAGTGTGGGAAGGTTGGGAAGAGTGTAGGCTGATCCAGGGCAAAATACAAAGCAGCTGTGCTCTGCACTCAGCACTGGTTTGATTTGCTTGTGTTCTTACAGAAATCTTGTTGGCTCTTCCCTCTTTAAGTTCTTCTGGTTGGGCTCAGACCTGCCTTGAGGAGCCTGTAAATCTGAAAATGAACCCCACAGATATAGCAGACACCACCCTGGATGAAAGCATCTATAGCAATTATTATCTGTTTGAAAGCATCCCCAAGCCTTGCACCAAGGAAGGCATCAAGGCATTTGGGGggctcttcctgcctcccctctACTCCTTGGTCTTCCTCTTTGGTCTGTTTGGAAATTCTGTGGTGGTTCTGGTCCTGTTCAAGTACAAGCGGCTCAAGTCCATGACCGACGTGTACCTGCTCAACCTTGCCATCTCAGACCTGCTCTTCGTGCTCTCACTCCCTTTCTGGGGCTACTATGCCGCAGACCAGTGGGTGTTTGGGTTAGGCCTCTGCAAGCTGGTTTCCTGGATGTACCTGGTGGGCTTCTACAGTGGCATCTTCTTCATCATGCTCATGAGCATCGATAGGTACCTGGCCATTGTGCACGCGGTCTTCTCCCTGAGAGCAAGGACCTTGACTTATGGGGTCATCACCAGCCTGGCCACATGGTCAGTGGCTGTGTTCGCTTCACTTCCAGGGCTTTTGTTCAGCACTTGCTATACTGAGCGCAACCATACCTACTGCAAAACCAAGTATTCTTTCAACTCCACAAGATGGAAGGTTCTGAGCTCCCTTGAGATCAACATTCTAGGGCTTGTGATCCCCTTGGGGATCATGCTCTTCTGCTACTCCATGATCATCAGGACCCTGCAGCACTGCAAAAACGAGAAGAAGAACAAGGCAGTGAAGATGATCTTTGCCGTGGTGGTCCTCTTCCTGGGCTTCTGGACCCCTTACAATGTGGTGCTCTTCCTGGAGACCCTGGTGGAGCTCGAGGTCCTGCAGGACTGCACCTTTGAAAGACACCTGGACTACGCCATTCAGGCTACAGAGACCCTGGCTTTTGTTCACTGCTgccttaatccagtcatctactTCTTCCTGGGGGAGAAATTTCGCAAGTACATTGTACAGCTCTTCAAAACTTGCCGGGGCACTTTGGTGCCCTGCCAGTACTGTAGGCTCCTGCCAATTTACTTCCCTGAAACCCCCAGCTCGTCTTACACGCAGTCCACTGTGGACCACGATCTCCACGAtgctctgtaaaaaaaaaaaaaaaaaaaaatgcacaaacaaGGTTAATAAGCTTCCCAAATTAAGAGCTTACTTAAAATGTTATTGTAGTAAGAGTTTCCTGAATGAGTGccaggaagaagaagaattacATCCACTGCTAAAAGTAGGGCTTCTCACCCTGCAGTCAGCTTTTCTTCCTGCCATTTACAAGTTCAGTGCGACCAGAGTTCACCCAGACGGGGGCATCCCTCCTCGCACCAGGCTTTCCTGGGAATGGGTAAGCCTGAGGAGGATTCTGAGCAATGTTTCAATGAGGAGGTAGATAATTTTGGAAAGGGAAGACTATTCCCTTCTAACCTGAACTCatgggttctccagagaaaattGTACAGAATTGACTTGGGGAGTAAGTAAATCCCTACTTCTTGCTGTGAAAGTGAGCCCTTTAATTATCTTCTAGCTTTTGTGAGACTATACAGAAAACTTTGGTATGCTGTCCCAGTTTTTTCCTAATAATATATCCGAAGCATGGTATTTTTCCATGAAGCCAGGTATATGCAGAAAGAAATAGTGAAGGAACGTAGATATTGATTCTTTTATTGTAAAGGATTATTTGTTAATGGAAGCCAAACTTTTAATGCTGATGATAAGGACATGAAGGAATTAGCATGTTCTGATTTCCAAACATATCTGTAGATATTCAAATACAGTTGCATATG
Coding sequences:
- the CCR4 gene encoding C-C chemokine receptor type 4, encoding MNPTDIADTTLDESIYSNYYLFESIPKPCTKEGIKAFGGLFLPPLYSLVFLFGLFGNSVVVLVLFKYKRLKSMTDVYLLNLAISDLLFVLSLPFWGYYAADQWVFGLGLCKLVSWMYLVGFYSGIFFIMLMSIDRYLAIVHAVFSLRARTLTYGVITSLATWSVAVFASLPGLLFSTCYTERNHTYCKTKYSFNSTRWKVLSSLEINILGLVIPLGIMLFCYSMIIRTLQHCKNEKKNKAVKMIFAVVVLFLGFWTPYNVVLFLETLVELEVLQDCTFERHLDYAIQATETLAFVHCCLNPVIYFFLGEKFRKYIVQLFKTCRGTLVPCQYCRLLPIYFPETPSSSYTQSTVDHDLHDAL